CCGCGACCTTGAGCTATCTCGCGCTCACCACCCATATCCCGCTCGGCATCGTCGTCAGCCGGATGGATGGCGGCATGTCGGGGATGGTCCTGCTTGCGGTGCCGCTGTTCATTTTTCTCGGGCTTCTGATCGAGATGACGGGGCTCGCGCGCGCGATGATCGATTTCCTCGCCGGCCTTCTCGGTCATGTCCGGGGCGGCCTCGCTTACGTGCTGATCGTCGCGATGTATCTGGTTTCGGGGATTTCCGGCTCGAAAGCCGCCGACATGGCGGCGGTGGCGCCGGCTTTGTTTCCCGAAATGCGCGCGCGTGGCGCGCGGCCGGGCCAGCTCGTCGCCCTCCTCGCCGCCTCGGGGGCGATGGCCGAGACCATTCCGCCGAGCCTGGTTCTGGTCACCATCGGGTCGGTGACCGGGGTTTCCATCGCCGGCCTTTTCAATGGCGGTGTCCTGCCCGCCGCCCTCGGCGCGCTCGGCCTTGCCCTGGTGGTGTTTTTCGAGGCGCGGCGCGAACCGTTCGCCGCCGCGCCGCGAGTCTCGAAACGCGAGGTCGCGCGCCGTTTCCTGATCGCCTTGCCGGCGCTGGTGCTGCCGTTTCTGATCCGCGCCGCGGTGGTGGACGGCATCGCGACCGCGACCGAGGTTTCGACCGTCGGCGTCGTCTATGTCGTGCTCGCCGGGCTGTTCTTTTATCGCCAATTCGCGTGGCGCCGGCTCGGCGCCATTCTCGTCGAAACCGCGTCCCTTTCGGGGGCGATTCTCCTCATTATCGGCACCGCGACCGCGATGGGCTGGGCGCTGACGCAATCGGGCTTCGCGCGCGCGCTCGTCGCCGCCGTCAGCGCGATGCCGGGCGGGCGGGCGGGGTTTTTTGCCGCTTCCATCGCCGCCTTCGCGGTATTGGGGTCGGTCTTGGAGGGGATTCCGGCGATCATCCTGTTCGGCCCGCTGTTGTTTCCCGCCGCCCGCGCGCTCCAGATCGCGGAAATCCATTATGCCATCGTCGTTGTCCTCGCGATGGGGCTTGGTCTCTTCGCGCCGCCCTTCGGGGTTGGCTTTTATGCCGCCTGTGCGATCGGGAAAATATCCCCGGACGCCGCGATCGGGCGCATTTGGGCCTATCTCGGCGTGCTCCTGGTCGCGGTTCTGCTGGTCGCTGCGTTCCCGGTGCTCTCGCTCGGCTGGCGCTGATCGCGCAGCCCTGCCTTGCCCAGCCGCGGCCTTGCGGGATCGCCGGTTTGGGGGGATGCTCGCCGCAACCGAAAAGCGAGGCGCCGATGCGCCAGGTGAGGTGAGGAGATGCAGGCCTTCCGATTCGATGCGATCGATCTGCCGCCGGAGGCCATCGCGGCGCGGGCGCGGGTGCGCGCGTTTCTCGCCGAGGAGGGGGCGCGACGCGATTTCGTCCCCTACCGCAATTCCTGGAACAGCTTCGATCCCGACTTCACCCGTCGCGCTGGCGCCGCCGGCTTCATCGGCGTCACCTGGCCGCGTGCCTATGGCGGGGCCGAGCAATCGCCGCTGGTGCGCTTCGTCATCACCGCCGAGATGCTGGCCGCCGGCGCCCCGTGTGGCGCCCATTGGATCGCCGATCGCCAATCCGGGCCGCAGATTTTGCGCAATGGCTCAGAGCGCGCGCGGCGTGAAATCCTGCCGCGCATCGCGGCTGGGGAGTGCTATTTCGCGATCGGCATGAGCGAGCCGAATTCCGGCTCCGACCTCGCCGCGACCCGCACCAGCGCCCGGCGCGACGGCGAGGATTGGCTGATCAACGGCCAGAAAATCTGGACCTCGAACGCCCATCGCGCGCATTACCTGATCGCGCTCACCCGCACCGGCGAGGCCGGGCCGGACCGGCATGGCGGGCTCACGCAATTCATCGTCGATCTCTCGCGCCCCGGCGTCACCGTGCGGCCGATCCGCAATCTCGCCGGCGGGCATGAGTTCAACGAGGTGTTTTTCGACGATTATCGCGTGCCCGACGATATGCGCGTCGGCGGCGTCGGCGAGGGCTGGCGGATGGTGACGTCCGAACTCGCCTTCGAGCGCTCGGGGCCGGATCGCTTCCTCTCGGATTACCGGCTTCTGGTCGAGCTGATCGAGCGTCTCCGCGAAAACCCCGGCGCGCGCGAGGAAATCGCCATCGGCCGGCTGGTTGCGCATCTCGCGGCGCTGTTGCGCATGTCGACGGCGGTTGCGGGGCTGCTCGATCGCGGCGAAAACCCGGCGGTGGAGGCAGCCTTGGTCAAGGATGTCGGCACCGCGTTCGAACGCGAAATTCCGGAAATCGCCCGGCTTTTGGTCGCAAGCCAGCCGAGCTTCGACGCCGAGGATCCGTTCTCGCAAGCATTGGCGCAGGTGATGCTGCACGCGCCTTCCTTCACGCTGCGCGGCGGTACGCGCGAGATCCTGCGCGGGATGATCGCCCGTGGCCTCGGGCTTCGGTGAGGGAGAGAGCGATGGCCGACAGCGAAATTTTTACGATTCTCCGCGATCAAACCGATCGCCTGCTCGCCGAGCACGTCACGCGCGAGGCGCTCGCCGCCGCCGATGGCGGGGTGTGGCCAGAGGCGCTGTGGGCGACGCTGGAGGAAGCCGGCCTGCCGCTTGCGATGGTGCCGGAAGCGGCGGGCGGCGCCGGGCTCGCGCCGGCCGAAGCGCTCCTTTTGCTCCGCCGCGCCGGCTATCACGCGCTGCCGCTGCCGCTCGGGGAAACCATGCTCGCGAACGCGCTCTGGGTCGCGGCCGGTGGGCGTGCGATCGCGGGGCCGGCCACACTCGCGCCAACGGCCGCCGAGGACGTGATCGAAATGACCTTGGCGGGGGGCAAAACAACGGTGCATGGCCATCTCGCCGGCGTTCCCTGGGGCGAGCGGGCGACGCTGCTCGTCCTCGCCCGCGCCGCTGATGGGACCGATCACCTCGCCTTGCTGGCGCCGCCGAGTTTGGCCGCGAAGCCGCGCCGCAATCTCGCCGGCGAGCCACGGCCGACCCTTCAGCTCGACGGCGCCATCGCCATTGAGACCCGCGCGGCGCCAGCGCTCGCGCAAGCCGGCATGCGCGCGCTCGGCGCCGCCTTGCGGGCGCAGCAGATGGTGGGCGCGATGGAGCACGCGCTCGATCACGCCCTTACTTACGCCAATGAGCGCCAGCAATTCGGCCGCCCGATCGGCAAGTTCCAGGCGGTGCAGCATATGCTCGCCGAGGCCGCCGGGCACTTCGCCGCCGCGACCGCCGCCGCCGATGGCGTGATCGCCGCGTTCGGCGGCGGCGATATGCTGCTCGCGGCCGCGATCGCCAAGGCGCGCGTGGGCGAGGCTGCCGGCAAGGTCGCGGAAATCGCCCACCAGGTGCATGGCGCGATGGGCTTCACGCAGGAACACACCCTGCATTTCCTCACCCGCCGGCTTTGGTCCTGGCGCGATGAATTCGGCAACGAGGCGGAATGGCAGCGCCTCATCGGCCGCCGCGTCCTTGCGGCCGGCGGGGCGGCGCTGTGGCCGATGCTGGCCGGCGCATGAGCGAGAAGACTCGGACACACGCCGGCGCACCTCTCGCCGGGGTCAAGGTACTCGATCTCACCACCGTCATCATGGGGCCGTTCGCGAGCCACATCCTCGCCGATCTCGGCGCCGACGTGATCAAGATCGAGAGCCCCGAAGGCGATCTTCTGCGCCAATATCGCCCCTCGCGCTCGCCCGGGATGAGCGGAGTATTCCTCAACCTTCATCGCAATAAGCGGAGTGTTGTACTTGATTTAAAAAAAGACTCTCACCGCGCTGCGCTCGATCGGCTGATCGCCGGAGCGGATGTCTTTCTCCACAATATCCGCCCGCAGGCGATCGCCCGGCTCGGCTATACCTATGAGCGGGTGCGGGCGCTCAACCCCGATATCATCTATTGCGGCGCCTATGGTTTCGCGGCTGCCGGCCCCTATGGCGAGAAAGCCGCCTATGACGATCTGATCCAAGCGGGATCGGGGATCGCCGGCCTGTTCGCGGCGATCGACGGCGTGCCGCGCTATGCGCCGACGGTGATCTGCGACAAACTCACCGGCCAGGCGATCGCCTATGCCATTCTCGCCGCCCTTTTCGCCCGCGCGCGCGGCGGCGGCGGGCAGGCGATCGAGGTGCCGATGTTCGAGACCACGATCGAGTTCAACCTCGTCGAGCACATCACCGGCGCCGCCTTCGTCCCCCCGCTCGGGCGTGCCGGGTTCGGGCGGCTTTTGAACATGCGGCGCAAGCCCTATCGCACCGCCGACGGCTATGCCTGCATCCTCCCTTATTCCGATCGCAACTGGCAGGATTTCTACGAATTCACCGGTCGCGTCGAATTCAGGAGCGACCCGCGCTTTACCCGCCTTGCCGAGCGCGTGCAAAACATCGATATCCTCTATGCCATGATCGAAGAGGAAGCGCCCAAGCACAGCACAGCCGAGTGGGTCGCGTTTTGCGACCGGGTGTCGATCCCGTGCATGCCGGTTTTGAGCCTCGATGAGTTGGAGGATGACCCGCAGGTCATCGCCTCGGGGCTTTTTGCTGAGGCCGAACACCCGAGCGAAGGGCGTTATCGCAGCGTCCGCCGGCCGGTGACGTTCAGCGCCGATCCCTTCGCGATCCGCCGTCACGCCCCGCGTTTGGGCGAGCATACCGAGGAGGTTCTGGCCGAAGCCGGGCTCGATCGCGCGGAGATTGCCGCAATCCTCGGCGATGTCGCGGCAAAGGCGCGGGCGGACGCGCCTAATCCAGAGCCAGCGGGCGAAAGCTGAGCATGGCGCACCCCGAGACGATCGCTTTCCGGCCGCTCATCGTCGGCCTTGGCGGCACCACGCGGCCGGATTCGGTGACCGAGCGGCTTCTCGCCATCGCGCTCGACGCCGCCGCGGCGCTGGGCGCCGAGACCGTGCTGATCGGGAGTGCCGCATTGCAGATGCCGATGTATGACCCGGCGGAGACCGATTTCTCGCCGGCGGCGCGGCACCTCGTCGATGTGATCCGGCGCTGTGACGGGCTGATCATCGCGTCCCCCGGCTATCACGGCACGATCTCGGGCATGATCAAGAACGCGATCGACCATATCGAAATGCTGCGTGACGACCCCAGGCCCTATCTCGAGGGCCGGGCCGTCGGTTGCCTGGTGTCCGCCCATGGCTGGCAGGCGACCGGGACGACTCTGGTCGCGCTTCGCTCGGTCATACATGCGCTGCGCGGCTGGCCGACGCCGTTCGGTGCCGCGATCAATGCCACGCAGCCCCTGTTCGACGAGACCGGCGCTTGCACCAATGCCGTGGTGCGCGGGCAGGTCGAGCTGGTCGGGCGCCAAGTCATGGAATTCGCGCGAATGCGGGGTGGGTATGGACGCGGGTGAGGCGCTGCCGCGCAGCGTGCCGCTCGAGGGCGCGAGCAATGTCCGCGATCTCGGCGGCTATCGCGGCGCCGAGGGCCGGGTGGTGCGCTTTGGCATGGTATTCCGCTCGGCGAGTCTCGCGC
This portion of the Acidibrevibacterium fodinaquatile genome encodes:
- a CDS encoding CaiB/BaiF CoA transferase family protein; its protein translation is MSEKTRTHAGAPLAGVKVLDLTTVIMGPFASHILADLGADVIKIESPEGDLLRQYRPSRSPGMSGVFLNLHRNKRSVVLDLKKDSHRAALDRLIAGADVFLHNIRPQAIARLGYTYERVRALNPDIIYCGAYGFAAAGPYGEKAAYDDLIQAGSGIAGLFAAIDGVPRYAPTVICDKLTGQAIAYAILAALFARARGGGGQAIEVPMFETTIEFNLVEHITGAAFVPPLGRAGFGRLLNMRRKPYRTADGYACILPYSDRNWQDFYEFTGRVEFRSDPRFTRLAERVQNIDILYAMIEEEAPKHSTAEWVAFCDRVSIPCMPVLSLDELEDDPQVIASGLFAEAEHPSEGRYRSVRRPVTFSADPFAIRRHAPRLGEHTEEVLAEAGLDRAEIAAILGDVAAKARADAPNPEPAGES
- a CDS encoding acyl-CoA dehydrogenase family protein; translation: MQAFRFDAIDLPPEAIAARARVRAFLAEEGARRDFVPYRNSWNSFDPDFTRRAGAAGFIGVTWPRAYGGAEQSPLVRFVITAEMLAAGAPCGAHWIADRQSGPQILRNGSERARREILPRIAAGECYFAIGMSEPNSGSDLAATRTSARRDGEDWLINGQKIWTSNAHRAHYLIALTRTGEAGPDRHGGLTQFIVDLSRPGVTVRPIRNLAGGHEFNEVFFDDYRVPDDMRVGGVGEGWRMVTSELAFERSGPDRFLSDYRLLVELIERLRENPGAREEIAIGRLVAHLAALLRMSTAVAGLLDRGENPAVEAALVKDVGTAFEREIPEIARLLVASQPSFDAEDPFSQALAQVMLHAPSFTLRGGTREILRGMIARGLGLR
- a CDS encoding TRAP transporter large permease, with the translated sequence MARAARLALCGIEALAAALVILEVVILFAGVVARYGFDSPLLWSDELAGALFLWLAMLGAAIALWRGEHMRLATLVGRAPPALRARLEALANAIVMVFVLEIIRPAYAYMITQWPVSSPALAFSDGLRVAALVVGAALMLVIAAFRLFAAGGFRGGLAALAMTGVVAFVLTLLEPLFLRLGNGNLVLFFVGLVGFAVAIGVPIAFAFGTATLSYLALTTHIPLGIVVSRMDGGMSGMVLLAVPLFIFLGLLIEMTGLARAMIDFLAGLLGHVRGGLAYVLIVAMYLVSGISGSKAADMAAVAPALFPEMRARGARPGQLVALLAASGAMAETIPPSLVLVTIGSVTGVSIAGLFNGGVLPAALGALGLALVVFFEARREPFAAAPRVSKREVARRFLIALPALVLPFLIRAAVVDGIATATEVSTVGVVYVVLAGLFFYRQFAWRRLGAILVETASLSGAILLIIGTATAMGWALTQSGFARALVAAVSAMPGGRAGFFAASIAAFAVLGSVLEGIPAIILFGPLLFPAARALQIAEIHYAIVVVLAMGLGLFAPPFGVGFYAACAIGKISPDAAIGRIWAYLGVLLVAVLLVAAFPVLSLGWR
- a CDS encoding NADPH-dependent FMN reductase, giving the protein MAHPETIAFRPLIVGLGGTTRPDSVTERLLAIALDAAAALGAETVLIGSAALQMPMYDPAETDFSPAARHLVDVIRRCDGLIIASPGYHGTISGMIKNAIDHIEMLRDDPRPYLEGRAVGCLVSAHGWQATGTTLVALRSVIHALRGWPTPFGAAINATQPLFDETGACTNAVVRGQVELVGRQVMEFARMRGGYGRG
- a CDS encoding acyl-CoA dehydrogenase family protein; amino-acid sequence: MADSEIFTILRDQTDRLLAEHVTREALAAADGGVWPEALWATLEEAGLPLAMVPEAAGGAGLAPAEALLLLRRAGYHALPLPLGETMLANALWVAAGGRAIAGPATLAPTAAEDVIEMTLAGGKTTVHGHLAGVPWGERATLLVLARAADGTDHLALLAPPSLAAKPRRNLAGEPRPTLQLDGAIAIETRAAPALAQAGMRALGAALRAQQMVGAMEHALDHALTYANERQQFGRPIGKFQAVQHMLAEAAGHFAAATAAADGVIAAFGGGDMLLAAAIAKARVGEAAGKVAEIAHQVHGAMGFTQEHTLHFLTRRLWSWRDEFGNEAEWQRLIGRRVLAAGGAALWPMLAGA